From Flavipsychrobacter sp., a single genomic window includes:
- a CDS encoding T9SS type A sorting domain-containing protein → MKKIIALVFCWVLVLSVHAQPYYFSRRMETYQEITNDTSIDNGRTWGGVQGIVLPIGFTYKFMGQNFTQFRLETTARLVFDPSTHFYYADGFAAVGIQDRGYSKGLNLSKRTYKVEGSIGNRIMKIQVKNAGCASDTSVFMNFQLWLYEGSNDFELHMGPNNVTASTSFVLGPLSGVHHLKSITPLNYDYGLMVYGNTAMPDDSTLSSSGVVFDNYELQGSPVANTVYKYSLQPPTSIQEPRRDKTGLIIYPTITTGMVYAKTSIEVEKVSLLDLNGSCVRESNDYPLNINDLPNGVYCLKTSDKSGKTFFSRVVKQ, encoded by the coding sequence ATGAAGAAAATTATAGCCTTAGTTTTTTGTTGGGTATTGGTTTTAAGTGTTCATGCACAGCCTTATTACTTTTCTCGACGTATGGAAACGTATCAGGAAATAACCAATGATACTTCAATAGATAATGGCAGAACCTGGGGAGGCGTACAAGGAATTGTTTTGCCCATAGGGTTTACGTACAAATTTATGGGGCAAAATTTTACACAGTTTAGATTGGAGACGACTGCTCGTTTGGTATTTGACCCTTCTACCCATTTTTATTATGCCGATGGCTTTGCTGCAGTAGGGATACAAGATAGAGGTTATAGTAAGGGACTGAACTTATCGAAAAGGACCTATAAAGTAGAAGGGAGCATAGGGAACAGAATAATGAAGATACAGGTCAAAAATGCAGGTTGTGCTTCCGATACTTCGGTGTTCATGAACTTTCAACTCTGGCTATATGAAGGCAGTAATGATTTTGAATTGCACATGGGACCAAATAATGTTACTGCCAGTACTTCTTTTGTGCTAGGCCCATTGTCAGGGGTTCACCATCTTAAGAGTATTACACCTTTGAATTATGACTACGGGTTAATGGTATATGGTAATACTGCAATGCCAGATGATAGCACATTATCATCGTCGGGGGTAGTATTTGATAATTATGAGTTACAAGGATCTCCTGTTGCTAATACAGTGTATAAGTATAGCCTACAACCGCCAACTAGTATTCAAGAACCTAGGAGAGATAAGACGGGGCTTATTATCTATCCGACTATTACTACAGGAATGGTATATGCCAAGACTTCTATAGAAGTAGAAAAAGTATCTTTGCTGGATCTAAATGGTAGTTGTGTTCGGGAGAGTAATGATTATCCTTTGAATATCAATGATTTACCAAATGGTGTATATTGTTTGAAAACTTCTGATAAATCGGGTAAGACCTTTTTTAGCAGAGTGGTAAAGCAGTAA
- the rplS gene encoding 50S ribosomal protein L19 has translation MEAVAFIHEQLSANKEIPEFKAGDNVTVNYKIVEGAKERIQSFKGNVIKRQGVGHTQTFTVRKISDGIGVERVFPLYSPHIDSIEVNKRGRVRRAKLYYLRSRFGKSARIKEKMYISKK, from the coding sequence ATGGAAGCTGTAGCTTTTATACACGAGCAGTTATCTGCTAATAAAGAAATACCTGAGTTTAAAGCAGGTGACAATGTCACTGTTAACTATAAGATTGTAGAAGGTGCTAAAGAGCGTATTCAGTCGTTTAAGGGTAACGTTATTAAGCGTCAAGGTGTAGGTCATACACAAACATTCACTGTACGTAAGATATCTGACGGTATTGGTGTTGAACGTGTGTTCCCTTTATACTCTCCGCATATCGATTCGATCGAGGTGAATAAAAGAGGTCGTGTACGTCGTGCTAAATTGTACTACCTACGTAGCCGCTTTGGTAAATCTGCTCGTATTAAGGAGAAAATGTACATCTCTAAGAAGTAA
- a CDS encoding NYN domain-containing protein codes for MNNTQDLRFAVLIDADNVPASGVKEIMEEIAKYGTPTYKRIYSDWTRPHMNSWKEVLLDNAITPIQQYSYTKGKNATDSAMIIDAMDILYSKRVDGFCIVSSDSDFTRLALRLREAGMKVIGIGEKKTPSPFIAACEKFIYLEILKQDALEAKDNADTIKQEKESIQKIDQKLIRTFTNAINDLAEEDGWAYLGDVGNLINKKKPDFDPRNYGFNKLGLLMKSISNFEIDERQDKGNIKLIYLRLKPRPKSKKKIAKKKA; via the coding sequence ATGAACAACACACAGGATCTACGATTTGCAGTACTTATAGATGCTGATAATGTACCAGCTTCTGGAGTAAAAGAGATCATGGAAGAGATAGCCAAGTATGGTACGCCTACTTACAAGCGCATCTACTCCGATTGGACCAGACCTCATATGAACTCTTGGAAAGAAGTACTGCTGGATAATGCCATTACACCAATACAGCAGTATAGCTATACCAAAGGTAAAAATGCAACAGACTCTGCGATGATCATTGATGCTATGGATATACTTTACAGCAAACGTGTCGATGGTTTTTGTATCGTATCAAGCGATAGTGATTTTACAAGATTAGCTCTGAGATTGCGAGAAGCAGGAATGAAAGTAATAGGTATCGGTGAAAAGAAAACCCCCTCCCCCTTCATTGCTGCATGTGAGAAGTTCATCTACCTGGAAATATTAAAGCAGGATGCCCTTGAAGCAAAAGACAATGCAGACACTATAAAGCAAGAGAAAGAAAGCATTCAGAAAATAGACCAAAAACTCATTCGGACATTTACCAATGCCATCAACGATCTTGCTGAAGAAGACGGCTGGGCCTACCTTGGTGATGTAGGCAATTTGATCAACAAAAAGAAACCAGACTTTGACCCCCGTAACTATGGTTTTAATAAACTAGGGTTATTAATGAAATCCATCAGCAATTTTGAGATCGATGAGCGACAAGACAAAGGCAATATAAAACTGATATACCTTCGCTTAAAACCAAGACCTAAATCCAAAAAGAAAATAGCTAAGAAAAAAGCCTAG
- the glyA gene encoding serine hydroxymethyltransferase, with protein MQRDTAIFGLIDEELARQRRGLELIASENFTSAQVMEAMGSVMTNKYAEGYPGRRYYGGCEVVDKSETLAIERAKEIFGVAYANVQPHSGAQANAAVMLAALQAGDTILGLDLSMGGHLTHGSPVNFSGKLYNAVHYGVKKEDGLVDYEELEAKALEHKPKMIICGASAYSRDWDYARIRAVADKIGAFVLADISHPAGLIAKGHLRSPFDHCHFVTTTTHKTLRGPRGGLILMKEDFDNPWGLTSPKGEIRSMGHLVDMAVFPGTQGGPLEHVIAAKAVAFGEILSDDYTAYAKQVVANAQALAKAFLAKEYDIVSGGTDNHLLLIDLRNKNISGKKAENTLVKADITLNKNMVPFDDRSPFITSGIRVGVAAMTTRGLKEADMPQIVDWLDRVLMSPDDEQVISTVKAEVNKYMEQFPLYPEK; from the coding sequence ATGCAACGCGATACAGCAATATTTGGATTGATAGATGAAGAATTGGCCCGCCAGAGAAGGGGCTTGGAGCTGATAGCCTCAGAAAACTTCACAAGTGCTCAGGTGATGGAAGCCATGGGAAGTGTAATGACCAATAAATATGCCGAGGGTTACCCAGGTAGGCGTTATTACGGTGGCTGTGAAGTCGTAGATAAAAGTGAAACCTTAGCAATAGAAAGAGCGAAAGAAATATTTGGTGTAGCCTATGCTAATGTGCAGCCACATAGTGGTGCACAGGCCAATGCTGCTGTTATGCTAGCTGCTTTGCAGGCTGGTGATACTATTTTAGGTTTAGACCTTAGCATGGGCGGGCATTTAACGCACGGTTCTCCTGTAAACTTCTCAGGTAAGCTGTATAATGCAGTTCACTACGGAGTGAAAAAAGAGGACGGTTTAGTAGATTATGAAGAGCTGGAAGCAAAAGCGCTGGAGCATAAACCTAAAATGATCATTTGCGGAGCGTCTGCATATAGTAGAGATTGGGATTATGCACGTATAAGAGCTGTTGCTGATAAAATTGGGGCTTTTGTATTGGCAGATATTTCTCACCCTGCAGGTCTTATAGCGAAGGGGCATTTGAGAAGTCCGTTCGATCATTGCCACTTTGTAACAACAACTACACATAAAACGCTAAGAGGTCCAAGAGGTGGTTTGATATTGATGAAAGAGGATTTTGATAACCCTTGGGGTTTGACCAGTCCCAAAGGTGAGATTCGTAGCATGGGGCATCTAGTAGATATGGCAGTATTCCCAGGTACGCAGGGAGGTCCTTTAGAACATGTTATCGCAGCAAAGGCAGTAGCTTTTGGTGAAATATTGAGTGACGACTATACAGCCTATGCTAAACAAGTAGTAGCCAATGCGCAGGCGCTGGCAAAGGCTTTCTTGGCAAAGGAGTATGATATTGTGTCTGGTGGTACGGATAATCATTTGCTGCTAATAGACCTTAGAAATAAGAACATAAGTGGTAAGAAGGCTGAAAATACATTAGTAAAAGCTGATATTACCTTAAATAAAAACATGGTGCCTTTTGATGACAGGTCTCCATTTATTACATCAGGTATTAGAGTAGGTGTGGCTGCTATGACGACAAGAGGGCTTAAAGAAGCTGATATGCCTCAAATAGTAGATTGGTTAGATAGAGTGCTGATGTCTCCTGACGATGAGCAGGTGATAAGCACAGTAAAGGCTGAGGTGAATAAGTATATGGAACAGTTTCCGCTGTATCCTGAGAAATAG
- a CDS encoding polyphosphate kinase, with the protein MGKVSLKEMATRAPKALVKEEIKNELANILEELDELQNMLYAEGKHSVLVVLQGMDASGKDGLIKKVFGSLNPHGIHVKSYKVPTEEEFAHDFLWRIHKHAPQKGMIQVFNRSQYEDVLVTRVHSMIDDKTAFKRMKAINDFEQLITEHNSTQVLKFYLHVSEQEQRERLKERMTMPRKMWKYNKRDFVEAAYREQYYKCYEDVFENCNAIPWHIVPSDQNWYKAYYVAKKLRDTLKSLNMKYPTI; encoded by the coding sequence ATGGGTAAAGTATCATTAAAAGAAATGGCTACTAGAGCGCCTAAAGCTTTAGTTAAAGAAGAAATAAAAAACGAATTAGCCAATATCCTTGAAGAGTTGGACGAGCTGCAAAATATGCTTTACGCTGAAGGTAAGCATAGTGTACTAGTGGTGTTGCAAGGTATGGATGCCAGCGGCAAAGATGGCTTGATAAAAAAAGTGTTTGGTAGTCTTAATCCTCATGGTATTCATGTGAAGTCCTACAAAGTACCTACAGAAGAAGAATTTGCTCATGATTTCTTGTGGAGAATACACAAGCATGCTCCTCAAAAGGGAATGATACAAGTTTTCAATCGCTCGCAGTATGAAGATGTTTTAGTGACTCGTGTACATAGCATGATAGATGACAAGACTGCTTTCAAGAGAATGAAAGCGATCAATGATTTTGAGCAGTTGATAACAGAGCATAATAGCACACAAGTATTAAAGTTCTACCTACATGTGTCAGAACAAGAGCAGAGAGAACGCTTGAAAGAGCGAATGACCATGCCTAGGAAAATGTGGAAGTACAACAAAAGAGACTTTGTAGAGGCAGCTTATAGGGAGCAGTACTACAAATGTTATGAGGACGTTTTTGAGAATTGTAATGCCATTCCTTGGCATATTGTCCCTTCTGATCAAAACTGGTATAAAGCCTACTATGTTGCTAAAAAGCTAAGGGATACCTTGAAGTCCTTAAATATGAAATACCCAACTATTTAA
- a CDS encoding T9SS type A sorting domain-containing protein, with product MKKILLLCSALLCAGVSMAQYKWVSLPNAPTNGGKQDDIYFVTPTTGWSINGSGRIYKTSDGGNSWTKQIDKPGTYFRCVGFIDSLTGFAGNIGTAYFPGVTDTIPLYKTTDGGVNWLPVTNISGPTVKGLCAIDVVNDKVVYAAGRVGSPVHLIKSTDSGKTWTSKDMSAHCAMILDLKFFGPDTGFVFTASDASVPSSHAQVLYTTDGGQTFTTVYTSSRFNEICWKASFPSRKTGYLTILSYDPLNNNRYVAKTTDGGLTWTDLPLVNNGCKEFGIGFVSDHVGWVGSDLSGYETTDGGATWQSKNLGVYTNKIRVIPDGANFVAYAIGRNIFKLSAAKPSSINTVANSSGQIVVSPNPVNAALSIQLLDASANKEYTITVYNTLGAKIKTAPLLINGNGKGTLNVSDLAGGTYTIVVSSGTKQYTQKIQIK from the coding sequence ATGAAAAAAATATTACTGCTATGCTCAGCTTTATTATGTGCCGGTGTTTCCATGGCACAGTACAAATGGGTGTCTCTACCCAATGCACCAACCAACGGTGGTAAACAAGATGACATTTACTTTGTAACCCCAACTACTGGGTGGAGTATAAATGGCTCAGGAAGAATTTATAAAACTTCAGATGGAGGCAATAGTTGGACAAAACAAATAGATAAGCCCGGCACCTATTTTAGATGTGTAGGTTTTATTGATTCCTTAACTGGCTTTGCTGGAAATATCGGTACAGCATATTTTCCCGGCGTAACAGACACTATCCCATTATACAAAACTACAGATGGTGGTGTGAATTGGCTGCCTGTAACTAATATCTCAGGACCAACCGTAAAGGGTTTATGTGCAATAGATGTTGTAAATGACAAGGTTGTATACGCTGCAGGTAGAGTAGGTAGTCCCGTGCACCTTATTAAGTCTACTGATAGTGGAAAAACATGGACCTCAAAAGATATGAGTGCGCATTGTGCTATGATCTTAGATCTGAAGTTTTTCGGGCCTGATACAGGTTTTGTTTTTACAGCTAGCGATGCCTCAGTACCTAGTAGTCATGCACAGGTATTATATACTACTGATGGCGGGCAAACGTTTACTACAGTATATACCTCTTCTCGATTTAATGAGATATGCTGGAAGGCATCTTTCCCATCGCGTAAAACTGGATACCTAACCATACTCAGCTACGATCCCCTGAATAATAATAGGTATGTAGCCAAGACTACAGATGGCGGTTTGACATGGACAGATCTACCGCTCGTGAATAATGGCTGTAAAGAATTCGGTATTGGTTTCGTGAGCGATCATGTAGGCTGGGTTGGTTCTGACTTGTCGGGGTATGAAACTACAGATGGAGGTGCTACATGGCAATCGAAAAATCTTGGGGTTTATACTAATAAAATAAGGGTGATACCTGACGGTGCTAACTTTGTGGCTTATGCTATAGGGCGTAATATTTTTAAGCTAAGTGCAGCCAAACCCTCGTCAATAAATACTGTTGCCAATAGCTCTGGTCAAATAGTGGTATCTCCCAATCCTGTTAATGCTGCATTGAGTATACAGTTGTTAGATGCATCTGCTAACAAGGAATATACTATTACTGTTTACAATACGCTTGGGGCAAAAATAAAAACAGCTCCATTGCTAATAAACGGAAATGGGAAGGGTACTTTGAATGTGAGTGATCTCGCAGGAGGTACTTATACAATTGTAGTATCGTCTGGAACAAAGCAATACACTCAAAAAATCCAGATAAAATAA